The sequence TGTCAGGTCGTGGAAATGCCCGACTCGACGCGCACTGCCGAGGATGCCGCCAAAGCAATCGGCTGCAGCGTGGCTCAAATTGCCAAATCTCTTGTCTTTCAAGGTGAAGAATCAAAGACTGCAATTTTAGTAATCGCTAGCGGAACAAATCGAGTCGATGAGAAAAAAGTTTCAGCCTTAGTCGGTGAAAAAATCAAACGCGCCAACCCTGATTTCGTGCGCGAGCAAACTGGTTTTGCAATTGGCGGGATTCCACCAGTTGGACATGCGCATAAACTTAAAACATTAATTGATCAAGATTTAGGACAGTATCTAGAACTCTGGGCCGCGGCTGGCACGCCCCATGGAGTTTTCCGCTTGACGATGACTGAGCTTGAGAAAATTACTACTGGGACAGTTTGCGACCTGAAACTTTCATGAATGCAACAGTTAAAATTCTAGCTACCATAAGCGAGCTAAGACAATTCGCCGCAGCAACAGATCTGCTCAACCCAGATATTTCTAAGTGGTCAGTGGGAATGCAGATTGAACACCTATGCTTAGCAATGAAACGTATTTGCACTGGATTAGTCGAATCTACTCCACCTGCACCTGCAAATAAATCTTCTTCTTTCAAGGGATTTCTTCGCAAAAAAGTTATCTTTTTTGCTGGGAGATTGCCACGCGGAGTTGGTCGCGCCCCAGAGCAGACAATTCCTGCTAAACAGCCCACCAGCACCGAGCTGGAAAAGCTTCTCAATGAATGCACTGAAATCGTGGAATCAGCTAGTAAATTAAGCCCTGAGCATTGGTTCAAGCATCATGTGTTTGGTGTTTTGAAACGAGATGCTGCACTTAGATTTATACAAATCCATAACCGCCATCATTTGCTGATTATCCGCGAGATTAGACTAAGTGGCAGAAAATTGACCTGAGCGCTTAGGCGCGCTAAAATAGTAGACTTCTCATAGATTGCTTCTTGAAAGAAAGCGCTGCAAAAATGTAGCGCGAAATTTCTTTACCTCATGAACTGCATTTTTTCATGTAGCTAGTAAGCAACGCATCTTATGTCCGGGTAGAGGGGGAACTTAGGTTTTTTCAACACGGATGTTTCAAGGTGAAGATGCAAGAAATCAAGAATATTTTACATTGGCGTCATCTGATTGACGCCCTCAACAGTATCCCGAGGATTTGGCTACAAGTCCTCACGATCTTTGCCGCTACGGTCTACGTGCCTGCGGCCAACGCTGCCATCCTTAAAAACGATGGAGCAAACCAGACAACTGTCTTTGTCGGAACATGTCTCTGCCTCTGCATTATGAGTCTTAGTGCAGGGCTAGTGTTACGCAGGCCACTTGTGATTGGACCAGCGATGGGGATCAACACCTTCATTTCTGTCACTGTCGTCAATCGCGCCGGAGCATCCTTCGAGCAAGCATTGGCGGTTAGCACACTCGCTGGAGGGCTTTTGCTGCTGGCTGCGTATAGCGGTTTTGCCAAACGCGTTCTAGCTGCAATCCCAGACTCAATACAAATCTCAGTGGTTGTCTCACTAGGCGCGCTATTGGTTGTCCATGCCTTAGGTGCCGCAGGCATCACGAGTCGAGGCGTAAGTGGAAATACTACAGTAGTAACGCTACTGTGCTTTGCCACGATGATGCTTGGGTATGCATTCAAAAAACATGCCTACGTGCTTTTTGGCATACTTACAGGAGTCGTCATGCAAGCCATTACTGGTGGGTGGAAGCAGCCAGATGCGTGGGTGCAACTTCCGAAGGTTGCAGAAATTCCTCATCCGAGTATTTGGGGAGTGTTAACTCGGTTAGATCTCGTTCCGTATATCCTGGTTGTGGCGCTAATCGTCCTCATCGACCTAAGTGGCACGATGCGGTTTTTGAACTTCGCGGGCTATCTTTACGAGACGGAGGAAGAATTGCAGCAGCGAAGTAATCAGGCACTTGTCTTAAGTGGCTGGGGGGCGATTTGCGCGGGACTACTTTGTTCGTGCTACGCTTCTCTGGTTTATCTAGAGAGCATCACGGGTCTAAAAGTCGGAAAATGCGAGAATCGCTATGCAAACGCCGGGCGTGTGGCAATGCTGGTTGGAGTGCTCTTTCTAGTATTGTCATGCTTTCGTTGGATCCCTCAAATGGTTCCTAAGGAAGTCGGCTACGCGATTTTAATCATGATTGGGTTTCTCATGACCCGTACGGCCTTCAAACTCAAGCCCGAAACAAAGGCTGAATTAGTCGGATCGTTTTTCATGATTTTTCTCACGGCTGGAACGCAGTCACTTGCACTCGGGATATTGCTGGGACTCCTGAGCTACATCGCAGTTGAGCACATGGAAAGACGACACGCTGCAATCGAGGGCCAGCCCTGTGCTTATCCGATCAAGGCTGAAGTCTATTGGCTCGGGGCATTATGTCTAGTGATGCTTCCTTTTGTGCGGGTCTAAAGTCAGCCAACGAGAACTTGTTATCTTGACTCAATCTGCACTCGTTCGGATTTAGGTTATGCGTAAGCCCCCTAAATCCGGACACTTTTTATTGTTAAAGCGTTTCCCATAACTATCTTAGATATGTAGGCAAACACAGCTGAGATATAAAAAACATTCTCTCTGCACGCGCAAGCTTTGTAGGGGCTTATTTTTAAAGGGGAAACGCTATTTATTGGCTGGTTGTGTTTGCGACACAACTTATATACCAGTTTGCAAAAATCATCAGTTTTATCCAAAATCTTTTTGCAAACTGGTATAAATTCTGAATGAACCAAATTTAAATTTCTAGATAAATTGAAAATCATAATGATTTGTTATAAACTCTCTGGCTCGGGTAGAGGGGCTTATTTTAGGTTATATTAATTACCTCTAGGTTTAGAAAGTTTATGACTTTTTAGGCCTGGAGGATAATAAAAAAAGATGCCTTACACTCAAGAGCCGTCGGTTTGGTTTGGCCGACTAGTTCAAGATTTGCAGAACCTAAACATCGCGATCACGTTGATTCTCGTGATTGGAGCGGTGACTATCGTCATCGCCGCCGGCAAACCTGGCGGCAGCAAAGAACAAAAAATTTGGAGCCTCATCGGTGCGCCGCTCCTTCTCGTTGGCGTTACTTGGGGCGCTCATGCTGGGCTTCAAGCCAAAGGAGTCGAAACGTTTAGCTGGAGTGCAATCACGGCAGATGACCGGATTCGCATCGCACTGCAGAGCCTGGTGCTATTCAACGTCGTTATTGCTTTTGCGAGATCGGAGAGATTCAGAGCGATAACGCCGTGGCTTGTGCTGCTTGGAACTGTTGTGTTGCTATTCTCAGGTGGCGACTTAAGGCCAGCCTGGGAGTATTTCAACATTTCGAACATCATCGGCGCAGTTTCAGTCGGAATGGTCGGCATCGGCTTTGGTTACTCAAATGAGAAGACTCCATACTGGTTAAGAGTAGCTTCAGTTGGCTTGATCATTTGGAGCCTGATGGGCGGACTGCCGTATGCTTCGTCGATTGCCATGATCTATGTGTTCCTGAACATCGGATTCTTTTGGCAGGCGCATAAGGCGATACCGAAGTCAGATTGGACAAAACACTATCAAATGGGTTTTTACGATTAACGTGGCTCCTCGGGGCTTGGTTTTAATTCAGGTTAAATCCAAGCCCCAACACTTCTCTCGCTAAAATACGGACTTTCCAGCATAAATTGACGGCACCGCGCCCTGATGTGTAATATGCACAAGCGAAAGAACGGTTAAAGCCTTAATGCAAAAAAATATCCACGAAATTCTCTATCTCTCATTGCGCAATATTATTAAGCCCGTGGTGCGCTTTGCCTTAAATCGTTCGATTAAAATCCAAGAATTTATTGAACTGACTAAGGAAGCTTTTATTGAAGTTGCCGAAGAAGAACTTCAGAAAAAAGAAGCTACAGTAAGCAATAGCCGCCTTGCAGTAATTACCGGGATGCATCGCCGCGACGTAACACGACTTACTAGCAATCAAAAAGGAGCAGACGAAGAGGAAAACTTACTGAGGCGCGTAATTGGTCAGTGGCAGAACGATAAACGTTTTTCTGCCAATGCTAAGGCCAAAACACTTGATATCGAGGGCGAGGAGAGTGATTTTAAAACTTTAGTACGATCCGTTAGTAAAGATCTTAATCCCTACACAATTTTGTTTGAGTTAGAGCGGCTTGGAGCCGTTGAAAGGGTTAAAGACGGAGTTAAATTACTGACTAAAGTCTATGCTCCTGTCGGTGACATTCGGCGCAGTATGGGACTTTTAGCCAACGATGTGAGTGATTTAGTTACTGCCGTAGACGAAAATATTTTCAGCAAACAAGAATTTCCCAATCTCCATATCACTACAGCGTACGACAATATTGCTGAAAAAGATCTCGCTGAAATTCGGCGCTGGATGTTGGCTAAGGGGGATGCACTGCATGCGGAATTGCGTGAATATCTCTCGAAATTTGATTTGGATGTAAATCCAAAAATGCAGAATAAGAATTTGGGCGGCTGCCGAGTTTCATTCAGCACTTTTAGTACGGCTCAATCGAAAGCAAATTTAAATGACAATGAGGATGATTAAACAGATGCGCGCAGTGTTATCTAAATTTTTTACACTTTATTGTCTAACGGTAACCTTGAGTTCTTGTGGAGGTGGTTCTGCCGGCACGGGCACAGGCGGACGAGAGGCCTCTTCAATTGCACTACGCTCGATTGAAGGCGTTGTGACTAATCAAGCAAGTGATGGACTCCCTGGAGTGACAATTCGCTTGCCGCAGGCAAACTTGGAAACGATTACAGATCGGGCAGGCTACTTTGCGATTCAAGCACCAGTTCAGCAGGAGCAAGTTATTTTAGAAGTTGAAGCGGCTCAAGCTACCGAGAATGTAATCTTGAATGATTTGCCTGACGATCAATCCACTGTGAATCTCCAAATCCAACTTGACCAGCAGGCCCATATTTCTTCAGTGTCTAAACTGAAAGTTAATGTTGAAATTATTGATGACTGCTTGAGATATTTTGAGAACGGTAGAACTATTCTGCAGGTTGCAGAAATTGCAAACAAAACACATTGCCGTCTGCAAGCTTCGGTTGTGGCAGACAGTCAACCGTACTCTGGAGCGACATTCTTATTGCAGCACAGAGACT comes from bacterium and encodes:
- a CDS encoding DinB family protein → MNATVKILATISELRQFAAATDLLNPDISKWSVGMQIEHLCLAMKRICTGLVESTPPAPANKSSSFKGFLRKKVIFFAGRLPRGVGRAPEQTIPAKQPTSTELEKLLNECTEIVESASKLSPEHWFKHHVFGVLKRDAALRFIQIHNRHHLLIIREIRLSGRKLT
- a CDS encoding YbaK/EbsC family protein encodes the protein MQKHLSSSAEKVQQALTELGVDCQVVEMPDSTRTAEDAAKAIGCSVAQIAKSLVFQGEESKTAILVIASGTNRVDEKKVSALVGEKIKRANPDFVREQTGFAIGGIPPVGHAHKLKTLIDQDLGQYLELWAAAGTPHGVFRLTMTELEKITTGTVCDLKLS
- a CDS encoding carboxypeptidase regulatory-like domain-containing protein translates to MRMIKQMRAVLSKFFTLYCLTVTLSSCGGGSAGTGTGGREASSIALRSIEGVVTNQASDGLPGVTIRLPQANLETITDRAGYFAIQAPVQQEQVILEVEAAQATENVILNDLPDDQSTVNLQIQLDQQAHISSVSKLKVNVEIIDDCLRYFENGRTILQVAEIANKTHCRLQASVVADSQPYSGATFLLQHRDCAGKKRWRDVAVGETGTNGIGEISFRFRTDEAHCVYRVIVPHNIDKKQRVFYQIHSLMKQAFDAKTELP